The window GGCCGAACAAGACTGTTACATACGAAAAGAACATCACGACTGTACATTACAACCAAGTCAAGAAAAGTGAACGACTGATAAAATAGAAGGTTACAATGGGCACAGATCATAAACTTAAATTACTTAGGGTTTCATTATATGACGAAAAAAACAATCGAAGAATGAGATCAACTCGCACACAAGGATAATCACACGAGAAAATAAAGGATGAAACACACAATTTTGAACAACGATGGAGCAGAAGGAAacgaattttaaaaagttaaaatcgagagaaagaaaaagagagattacATTCTCAGGCTTGCCGATGATTTTGGCGACGGTGGAGGAAGCTTCCGATAGGATGGAAGATGTATCGACACCGTCGAGGTTAACGTTCGTTGAGAGGTTGAGGCAcggcatcttcttcttcttcttctctatcactcgatgccaattttttttttagtaaagcGGATAAAGAAGTGTAAGACCACTCTTGAATTTCCCGTTTTATCCTTGAGGTTGAAACCCTTTTTAATTATTCGCTTCGGCCCAAGTCCATCGTTGCTTCCTCGTATCGTATTTTCACTATTTCGTACGTGAGACTGTTTtaaacgctttttttttttttgtgatacgTTGCGTTTGTGCTCTCTTCTTTGAGTTGACTCAGTTGAGAGGAATCTTAATATGACTACGGTTTAAAAATTGGCTGCCAATTGAACCCGAACGAACCAAATTGGTTACCAAGACAAGATGTTTTTTTCCCTACAGAAGCAAATCTATTTTTCCATTTTGCTTCTACTTAGCTAAGTAAACTATTTCCCAAAACGTAGTGCTCCTAACCCTTAACGGCATATGAATGGCTCTCCGTCTCTCATGAGTTTATCATGTCTTACAGCCACCAATGAAAATAGCTTCGAAGTTTTCATTTACAAAGCCACTGCGGATAGATAGCAACGCCTACCAATCGAGGAACAAGGCACGTTTTTCCATCCTTCACCTTCCTTGAAACACTCCACCTGTAAACACACACATGATCAAGGTTAAACGGTCTGTCTGATTATGCTAACTGTTGTTTAAAGTTCAGAACTAATCGTACTCGTACAGTGTCTAATATGTCTTCTCCTTCCCCTTTGTATCCTCCGATGACATATATTGAGTCTTTAACCACTGCAACTGCTGAATATCCTCTTAACTCCTTCATCGGTTCTCCAGTGATCCATGTCCCTCTCCTTGGATCATAGACCTCAACACTTGATACCATAGTCTCACTATCATACCCACCAATCGCATATCTGCAAAAGTGCAGATGTAGAAGACAACCTTAAACATCTTAACCaacatttctttgttaatttgttgTCAACGTAAACACTAcataaaaacgaaaaacaaaattcacGTCTAAACAGAAACATACAAATGATATTATTCTAGTTAGTAAGTGAGTAAATGTTGTAGGGTGCTTTGTTAAATTGTTCTATcattcaaagaagaaaagaatggTGAGAAGAAGCTTACAGTTTTTCCTTCAGAACAACAAGAGAATGGCAGCCTCTTCTTGACTTCATCGATGCAATATTCATCCACGAGTGCTCTCTAGGATCAAACCTTTCAGCTGTgctgtttgagagagagagagagttccaATAATCTCTTTCTTGTTAGCTTCATATTTCAGTGTCAAGATTGGGAAAGAACTCAAAAAAGCATAAATGAAGTATTTAATGTTCTTACTTCAGGTACTCAGTGCCATCAAAACCACCAACAGCATAAATTGAACCGTTATGCTCCACAGATGCAACTGCAAATCTCTGAGATCACAGAACAATGTTAAGCCAGAGAATAGAACAATGATCACCATACGTCACGCGAATTGAGAAGAACATCTACCTCCTTTGCCATTGACCTTGTTATGATCCATTTCCCAATATCTGGGTCAAGCATCTCAACATCTGAAAAACTTTGCGTTCCATTCCCGCCTccaattgcaaatatttttccATCCAAAGTGGCTCCACCTAAACTTCCTTTTCGCTCATTTAAGGAGGGGTACAAGCTCCATTGGCCATCAGTCTGGTTATATGATTCaacttcaaccaaaaaaaaaaaaggaagaggcaaaacatatatcaaagGTCAGGTTTAAATATTGGTTAGATAGAAATAGAAGCGAAAATACACACAGCTGAAGTGAAGTGCATGAAATCGATACACCTCACTTCACCGTAATTTGCTGAAAGCCACAGTAGTATGATTTGGCTAACCAATTTCTGTTTTGGATGTTTGTTAAGAAAATCTGAAAGGTTTATAGATGAGCCTTATACAGGCTCTAATGCACTAAATAATTAACacattttgagagaaaaaaaagataaagaaaagagaggGCATACCTGTGTTGGTCCAGCCACGGCCACCATCATCACCTCCAAAGACGTAGATTTTATCATCCAATTTTGCCACTGAAGCATTTGAACGGATACAACTCGTTGAACTATGAGCCTTTACAACATTCCTGGATGGAAAGTATGAAACCACTGATGACAACCATGTTTCAGAATCTTTATCGAATCCGCCCAACAGAAGAATTGCCTCCGTTGGATCTAAGTTTGAATCATCAGGTGAATGGATCTCCCTTTCACTATCACCAGCTTTGGTGATTAAAGAACCTGATATAGACTCCAGCATGCTGCACCGCTCTCTCAATCTATGAATTTCCTTGTGTGCTTCGTCCTGAAATACCAAAAATCGAAAAGTCATGTCATGGTTTCTTCACCACGAAATTTTGAGCTTATGGGTTCCAAAAACAAGAGGTATCGAAATGAACATCTAACTGAAAATGACAGAGAATTTATTTCTACTGAAACGGAGACTTTTCACACGTCAAAGCCTGATTATAGTGCACAGACTATGATAGCTCAGTGGGAAATCACTGATGTCACAAAATGCAAATAACAGTAAACAAAATCTTACCAGCTTCTCTTCCAAGTAACACATCTTGGTTGAATTTTCCAGCCCGTATGCCCTGAGTTCCTTCACCTCATGCATCAACTGCAAAATGCAATATGATCCCATTAAATTTTATACGCCCTAGATACATGATAAGTCTCAGTCAACTatatatcatcaataagaaGTAGTTTTTGGAACAGATGCTATCTTAGAGCAGTTTCTTCTTAACAATTCCTTCAAAATGATAGCTAATACAGACAGTTCTACACAGTTAATAAATGACAGCTCAGATGGTTATAAGTAGAAAGCAGGAACAGACGTGACAGTTGCCTAAAACTTGTATATTATGGCTGAGAGAACTGGGAGTTCTCCTGAATTAATGTCTATGATTCCCGTTATCCGCTGAGAATAAATATAGGAGAAGTGTTGCTCTTAACAGATTTACACATAGACTTGTATAGGAAGTAAGTCTTCAGGTATTATAACTGGAGACCTAGTGAACGTACCTGGCTAATTGTAtgtggaagaagagatgagacAAGAGAACTGCCATCACTTTTCCCTTCTGAATATGTTTCCTCTTCAAGTGTATCTCTGTCTTCCAAGTTCATGCAGGTGGGAATGTTGGCTCGTTCAACAGTTTTCATAAGACTATTCTCGCCATGCCCAATGGCGAGACCTTTCAGTTTCTCAAGAACAAATTCCTTATCAATTCGTTTGGGGTCGTGTACGTCTGGATGATTCTCAGAGAAACCAGGATGGGAAGCCGCAGCTGAGAAGTCAGATTCCATGACAGAACTGAGTGGCACTTCCAAGCTATCCACTGGTTCATTCTCCGAAGGCTTAATCTCATCactgttctctttcttttcaatcAAGTGAAAGATCTGTCTTGTGTTTGATGTATTCATGGGTGGTTTAGGTTTCACCGCAAAAGAAGTTAGCAGACATATCAGCTTACTAGCCTGAAAATGATCGAGCTCGAACCAAAAATGGTGAGGACTGTAGTAATTATCTGCAATTGCAGGTTTAAATTTTTTCTCGGAAAGTGGTTCACACTGTAACCTCATACTGATTTGAACCTGCGAAACCATTAAAGACCATTATTCATATACTGGTTATGGAAAAGGTCGGCAGGGGATATGCCTACTGAAAACCATACGTGATCCAATATATCATAGAAAAACATAGTCATGAAACTGATGAAATCTCCCTCTGGTACCTGTGCCGGATATGAAGTTCTGTCAGAACCATCAGAGGTCCAGCCATAAGGGTCAATATTCAGCTGACCAGGACCAGCAGCGTCAAAAATGCCATGAAGTGTACGATCAGAATAGTTGAAAAGAAACAATGGTAAACCTATATCAATCTTCTGCACGTATGAAATGTGGTTGTAGGGTAAACCTGTCAAAACCATCAGCGGATTCAGGAAGCATGTACATAAAAGTAGAAACAGCACGGCTAACAAGCTAACAACATCCAGCAACGTGAAAAACTgaataaccagagacataaaaTGAAAAGCTGTACAGTAAAGCCGAATCATAGATACAAACATTGCCgg is drawn from Camelina sativa cultivar DH55 chromosome 8, Cs, whole genome shotgun sequence and contains these coding sequences:
- the LOC104709015 gene encoding uncharacterized protein LOC104709015 isoform X2; translated protein: MVQRRGKVSFRNLTKSQLGGVVFGCTKNTIKECMSKQLFGLPYNHISYVQKIDIGLPLFLFNYSDRTLHGIFDAAGPGQLNIDPYGWTSDGSDRTSYPAQVQISMRLQCEPLSEKKFKPAIADNYYSPHHFWFELDHFQASKLICLLTSFAVKPKPPMNTSNTRQIFHLIEKKENSDEIKPSENEPVDSLEVPLSSVMESDFSAAASHPGFSENHPDVHDPKRIDKEFVLEKLKGLAIGHGENSLMKTVERANIPTCMNLEDRDTLEEETYSEGKSDGSSLVSSLLPHTISQLMHEVKELRAYGLENSTKMCYLEEKLDEAHKEIHRLRERCSMLESISGSLITKAGDSEREIHSPDDSNLDPTEAILLLGGFDKDSETWLSSVVSYFPSRNVVKAHSSTSCIRSNASVAKLDDKIYVFGGDDGGRGWTNTVESYNQTDGQWSLYPSLNERKGSLGGATLDGKIFAIGGGNGTQSFSDVEMLDPDIGKWIITRSMAKERFAVASVEHNGSIYAVGGFDGTEYLNTAERFDPREHSWMNIASMKSRRGCHSLVVLKEKLYAIGGYDSETMVSSVEVYDPRRGTWITGEPMKELRGYSAVAVVKDSIYVIGGYKGEGEDILDTVECFKEGEGWKNVPCSSIGRRCYLSAVAL
- the LOC104709015 gene encoding uncharacterized protein LOC104709015 isoform X1 produces the protein MVQRRGKVSFRNLTKSQLGGVVFGCTKNTIKECMSKQLFGLPYNHISYVQKIDIGLPLFLFNYSDRTLHGIFDAAGPGQLNIDPYGWTSDGSDRTSYPAQVQISMRLQCEPLSEKKFKPAIADNYYSPHHFWFELDHFQASKLICLLTSFAVKPKPPMNTSNTRQIFHLIEKKENSDEIKPSENEPVDSLEVPLSSVMESDFSAAASHPGFSENHPDVHDPKRIDKEFVLEKLKGLAIGHGENSLMKTVERANIPTCMNLEDRDTLEEETYSEGKSDGSSLVSSLLPHTISQLMHEVKELRAYGLENSTKMCYLEEKLDEAHKEIHRLRERCSMLESISGSLITKAGDSEREIHSPDDSNLDPTEAILLLGGFDKDSETWLSSVVSYFPSRNVVKAHSSTSCIRSNASVAKLDDKIYVFGGDDGGRGWTNTVESYNQTDGQWSLYPSLNERKGSLGGATLDGKIFAIGGGNGTQSFSDVEMLDPDIGKWIITRSMAKERFAVASVEHNGSIYAVGGFDGTEYLNTAERFDPREHSWMNIASMKSRRGCHSLVVLKEKLYAIGGYDSETMVSSVEVYDPRRGTWITGEPMKELRGYSAVAVVKDSIYVIGGYKGEGEDILDTVRVECFKEGEGWKNVPCSSIGRRCYLSAVAL